A single region of the Pseudomonas sp. GGS8 genome encodes:
- a CDS encoding acyl carrier protein: protein MQTRDDIFNTLRDALVELFELDPERISLESNLYQDLEIDSIDAVDLIDHIKRQTGKKIAAEEFKSVRTVSDVVEAVYRLVQPAA, encoded by the coding sequence ATGCAAACTCGTGACGATATTTTCAACACCCTGCGCGATGCTCTGGTCGAACTCTTCGAGCTGGACCCCGAGCGCATCAGCCTGGAATCCAACCTGTACCAGGATCTGGAAATCGACAGCATCGATGCAGTCGACCTGATCGATCACATCAAACGCCAGACCGGCAAGAAAATCGCCGCCGAAGAATTCAAATCAGTGCGCACCGTCAGCGACGTGGTCGAGGCGGTCTACCGTCTGGTTCAACCCGCCGCATGA
- a CDS encoding membrane protein codes for MSRLIGLGLLLAGLLYPFAVYFGMEHFAPWQFGLLLGSLWLARALTGERRPGSLWMSTAAIAFCLLLAVFDSPVLLRWYPVLISAFMLALFGLSLKYGPPMVERLARLREPELPPRAIRYTRQVTIAWSVFFLCNGLCAAALTLWAPLSWWMLYTGLISYGLIGLMFAIEWLIRQRVRGHP; via the coding sequence ATGAGCCGACTGATTGGCCTTGGCCTGCTGCTCGCAGGCCTGCTGTACCCCTTTGCGGTGTATTTCGGCATGGAGCATTTTGCCCCGTGGCAGTTCGGTCTGCTGCTGGGCAGCCTGTGGCTGGCGCGAGCGCTGACCGGCGAACGGCGCCCCGGCAGCCTGTGGATGTCCACGGCCGCCATCGCGTTCTGCCTGCTGCTGGCAGTGTTCGACAGCCCGGTGCTGCTGCGCTGGTACCCGGTGCTCATCAGCGCGTTCATGCTGGCGCTGTTCGGTCTTAGCCTGAAATACGGCCCGCCGATGGTCGAGCGCCTGGCCCGCCTGCGGGAACCGGAATTACCGCCCAGGGCCATTCGCTACACCCGCCAGGTGACAATTGCCTGGAGCGTGTTTTTTCTCTGCAACGGTTTGTGCGCCGCCGCCCTGACCCTTTGGGCGCCGCTGAGCTGGTGGATGTTGTACACCGGCCTGATCTCCTATGGATTGATCGGCCTGATGTTCGCCATTGAATGGCTCATACGACAACGGGTACGAGGCCACCCATGA
- a CDS encoding acyl-CoA synthetase family protein: MNWIKLEQLLLKAQPERAVTAEPALNHAQLCDRALSLAAGLHAQGVQRIAVHLEDAADLAIALLGAWRAGVSVLLPADLQAQTRQRWSTEVDLWLTDQADDAHLSDYRHPPLPAHPLDLDRCQLSLCTSGSSGEPKRIDKTLRQLANEVEALEHLWGADLGEACIIGSVATQHIYGLLFRVLWPLCAGRSFVRKQLAFPEDLQRASREHPAFAWVASPALLKRMGDNLDWPALSAVRRVFSSGGALPAEASQSLYERLQQWPTEILGSSETGGIAWRQGQDLWQPFAGVELSQDSDGALLIASPYLPAGYIEHTADAARIAADGRFELLGRLDRIVKLEEKRISLPMLEHALMAHAWVAEARLGVVQENRASLGALLVLSEQGLHALRNQGRRSLTQALRQHLNQHCETLALPRRWRLLRQLPLNAQGKLPQAEVEALLLAPRPKVPQVLEQVEVEGEWNLQLAVPPDLAYFSGHFPRAPVLPGVVQVDWALSLAQQLMTLPAKFAGMEVLKFQQLVRPGDEIQLHLRFDPARGKLYFAYRNETATCSSGRILLEAASDA; encoded by the coding sequence ATGAATTGGATAAAACTTGAGCAACTGTTGCTCAAGGCTCAGCCGGAGCGTGCCGTGACGGCCGAACCGGCGTTGAATCACGCGCAATTGTGCGACCGGGCCCTGAGCCTGGCTGCCGGCCTGCACGCCCAGGGTGTGCAGCGCATCGCCGTACACCTTGAAGACGCCGCCGACCTGGCCATTGCCCTGCTCGGCGCCTGGCGTGCCGGGGTCAGCGTATTGCTGCCCGCCGACCTGCAAGCGCAGACGCGCCAGCGCTGGTCGACCGAGGTCGATCTGTGGCTGACCGATCAGGCCGACGATGCACACCTGAGCGATTATCGGCATCCGCCGCTGCCGGCCCACCCGCTGGACCTGGATCGTTGTCAGCTGAGCCTGTGCACCTCCGGCTCCAGTGGTGAACCCAAGCGCATTGACAAAACCCTGCGCCAACTGGCCAATGAAGTCGAAGCGCTGGAGCACCTGTGGGGCGCGGATCTGGGCGAAGCCTGCATCATTGGCAGCGTCGCCACCCAGCACATCTACGGGTTGCTGTTTCGGGTGCTGTGGCCGTTGTGCGCCGGGCGTTCGTTCGTGCGCAAGCAACTGGCTTTCCCGGAAGACTTGCAACGCGCCAGCCGTGAACACCCGGCCTTCGCCTGGGTCGCCAGCCCGGCATTGCTCAAGCGCATGGGCGACAACCTCGACTGGCCAGCGCTGAGCGCAGTGCGCCGAGTGTTCTCCTCCGGTGGCGCGTTACCCGCCGAAGCCTCGCAAAGCCTTTACGAACGCCTGCAACAATGGCCGACCGAGATCCTCGGCAGCTCGGAAACCGGCGGCATCGCCTGGCGTCAGGGCCAGGATCTCTGGCAGCCCTTCGCAGGCGTGGAGTTGAGCCAGGACAGCGATGGCGCGCTGCTGATTGCGTCGCCGTACTTGCCGGCCGGCTATATCGAACACACCGCCGATGCCGCGCGCATCGCCGCCGACGGCCGTTTCGAGCTGTTGGGGCGACTGGACCGGATCGTCAAACTGGAAGAAAAACGTATCTCGCTACCGATGCTCGAACACGCGTTGATGGCTCACGCCTGGGTCGCCGAAGCGCGCCTGGGTGTGGTTCAGGAAAATCGCGCCTCATTGGGCGCGCTGCTGGTGCTCAGCGAGCAAGGCCTGCATGCCTTGCGCAATCAGGGACGACGCAGCCTCACGCAAGCGTTGCGTCAGCATCTGAACCAGCATTGTGAAACGCTGGCCCTGCCACGACGCTGGCGCCTGTTGCGACAACTGCCGCTGAACGCGCAGGGCAAACTGCCCCAGGCAGAGGTTGAAGCCTTGCTGCTGGCGCCCCGCCCAAAGGTGCCGCAAGTGCTGGAGCAGGTCGAAGTCGAAGGTGAGTGGAACCTGCAATTGGCGGTCCCGCCAGACCTGGCGTACTTCAGCGGGCACTTTCCCCGGGCGCCGGTACTGCCCGGCGTGGTGCAGGTGGATTGGGCATTGAGCCTGGCCCAGCAATTGATGACCCTGCCAGCAAAATTCGCCGGCATGGAAGTGCTGAAATTCCAGCAACTGGTGCGCCCTGGCGATGAAATCCAGTTACACCTGCGCTTCGATCCGGCGCGCGGCAAATTGTATTTCGCCTATCGCAACGAAACCGCCACCTGCTCCAGCGGGCGGATTTTGCTGGAGGCTGCCAGCGATGCATAA
- a CDS encoding glycosyltransferase family 2 protein gives MHNPCAIIPVYNHETAITAVVDALLACDLPCILVDDASSAVCAKVLDQLALRDRVYLIRLTVNQGKGGAVMTGLREASRLGFSHALQVDADGQHDLQDVKVFIEYSRNHPEAVICGYPQYDASVPKGRLYARYLTHVMVWINTLSLQIRDSMCGFRVYPLPPTLALIDSARIGKRMDFDSDILVRLAWRNLPMQWLKTRVHYPLDGVSHFRLFYDNVLITSMHTRLFFGMLLRAPVILWRRWRA, from the coding sequence ATGCATAACCCCTGCGCCATAATCCCGGTCTACAACCATGAAACCGCCATCACTGCCGTGGTCGATGCGCTGCTTGCCTGCGACCTGCCCTGCATTCTGGTGGACGATGCCAGCAGCGCCGTCTGCGCCAAGGTACTCGACCAACTGGCCCTGCGCGACAGGGTTTATCTGATCCGGCTCACCGTCAATCAAGGCAAGGGTGGCGCGGTGATGACCGGACTGCGGGAAGCTTCGCGCCTGGGCTTCAGCCATGCCTTGCAGGTGGACGCCGACGGCCAGCACGACCTGCAAGACGTCAAAGTCTTCATCGAATACTCGCGCAACCATCCCGAGGCGGTGATCTGTGGCTATCCGCAATACGACGCCAGCGTGCCGAAAGGTCGTTTGTACGCGCGCTACCTGACTCACGTCATGGTCTGGATCAACACCCTGTCGCTGCAGATTCGCGACTCGATGTGCGGTTTCCGTGTCTATCCATTGCCACCGACCCTGGCACTGATCGACTCGGCCAGGATCGGCAAACGCATGGACTTCGACTCCGACATCCTGGTGCGCCTGGCCTGGCGCAATCTGCCGATGCAGTGGCTGAAAACCAGGGTCCATTACCCGCTGGATGGCGTTTCGCATTTCCGGCTGTTCTACGACAACGTACTGATTACGAGCATGCACACCCGGCTGTTCTTCGGCATGTTGCTGCGGGCACCGGTGATCCTCTGGCGACGGTGGCGGGCATGA
- a CDS encoding glycosyl transferase: MNGNADKQHWADRQERGSFWLMKFTAFCAKVLGRRLLSPLLYGIVLYFFLFGRSARQSAWQYQQRLADWSGRNELRPTHWRVFGQFMAFADSMLDKLDVWNGKLSIEQIEIIDPALLRNKLRGTRGQMLVGAHLGNLEVCRALAEIGEKVTMNVLVHTKHAEQFNRLLGEAGATNLRLIQVSELDPMIMLQLHERLERGEWLAIAGDRVPLHGGRSVTVDFLGHQAAFPQGPWLLAGLLKCPVNLLLCLKKPTGDYRLTLEPFTEAVAWKRSDREQVIHQWASRYAERLGHYCLEAPQQWFNFYPFWKTDDDANA, translated from the coding sequence ATGAACGGCAACGCAGACAAACAGCACTGGGCCGACCGCCAGGAACGCGGCAGTTTCTGGCTGATGAAGTTCACCGCATTCTGCGCAAAAGTGCTGGGCCGACGACTGTTGAGCCCGCTGCTGTACGGCATCGTGCTGTACTTTTTCCTGTTCGGGCGCAGCGCCCGCCAAAGCGCCTGGCAATATCAACAGCGGCTCGCCGACTGGAGCGGACGCAACGAATTGCGCCCGACCCATTGGCGGGTGTTCGGCCAGTTCATGGCCTTCGCCGACTCGATGCTCGACAAACTCGACGTGTGGAACGGCAAGCTGAGCATCGAGCAGATCGAAATCATCGACCCGGCGCTGCTGCGCAATAAACTGCGCGGCACACGCGGGCAAATGCTGGTGGGCGCGCACCTGGGCAATCTTGAAGTCTGCCGGGCACTGGCCGAAATCGGCGAGAAAGTCACCATGAACGTGCTGGTGCACACCAAGCACGCCGAACAGTTCAACCGTCTGCTGGGCGAAGCCGGGGCGACCAATCTGCGGCTGATTCAGGTCAGCGAGCTCGACCCGATGATCATGCTGCAACTGCATGAACGCCTGGAACGCGGCGAATGGCTGGCAATTGCCGGCGACCGTGTGCCGTTGCATGGCGGGCGCAGTGTGACGGTGGATTTTCTCGGCCATCAGGCAGCCTTCCCTCAAGGCCCTTGGCTATTGGCCGGTCTGCTGAAATGCCCGGTCAATCTGCTGCTGTGCCTGAAGAAGCCCACGGGCGACTATCGACTGACCCTCGAGCCGTTCACCGAGGCGGTGGCATGGAAACGCAGCGACCGCGAACAGGTCATTCATCAGTGGGCTTCACGCTACGCCGAACGCCTGGGTCACTATTGCCTCGAAGCGCCCCAACAATGGTTCAACTTTTACCCTTTCTGGAAGACCGATGACGACGCCAACGCTTGA
- the hutH gene encoding histidine ammonia-lyase, translating into MTTPTLEPVTFGELPLRIEDVLALANRQVPTQLQGDPEFRQRIAKGPQFLDSLLDKEGVIYGVTTGYGDSCVVAVPLHHVEALPRHLYTFHGCGLGKLLDAQATRAVLAARLQSLCHGVSGVRVELLERLQAFLEHDILPLIPEEGSVGASGDLTPLSYVAATLSGEREVMFRGERRQAADVHKELGWQPLVLRPKEALALMNGTAVMTGLACLAYARADYLLQLATRITALNVVALQGNPEHFDERLFAAKPHPGQMQVAAWLRKDLAIDAPTAPLHRLQDRYSLRCAPHVLGVLADSLNWLRSFIEIELNSANDNPIIDAEAERVLHGGHFYGGHIAFAMDSLKNLVANVADLLDRQLALLVDERYNHGLPSNLSGAPADRAMLNHGFKAVQIGTSAWTAEALKNTMPASVFSRSTECHNQDKVSMGTIAARDAIRVLELTEQVAAATLLAANQGVWLRGQAEDARPLPPALAAMHEELAKDFPPVIEDRALEGELRLCLQRIAEQHWRLHA; encoded by the coding sequence ATGACGACGCCAACGCTTGAGCCGGTAACCTTCGGCGAACTCCCATTGCGCATCGAAGACGTGCTGGCCCTGGCCAACCGTCAGGTGCCGACGCAGTTGCAGGGCGACCCCGAGTTTCGCCAGCGCATCGCCAAGGGTCCGCAATTCCTTGATTCCCTGCTGGACAAGGAAGGCGTGATCTATGGCGTGACCACCGGTTATGGCGACTCCTGTGTGGTGGCCGTGCCGCTGCACCACGTCGAGGCGTTGCCCCGTCATCTGTACACGTTCCACGGCTGCGGTCTGGGCAAACTGCTCGACGCCCAGGCTACCCGCGCGGTGCTGGCGGCGCGTTTGCAGTCACTGTGCCACGGCGTGTCCGGGGTGCGCGTGGAGTTGCTGGAGCGCCTGCAAGCGTTCCTTGAACACGACATCCTGCCGCTGATTCCGGAAGAAGGTTCCGTGGGCGCCAGCGGTGATCTGACGCCGCTGTCCTACGTCGCCGCGACTTTGTCCGGCGAGCGAGAAGTAATGTTCCGCGGCGAACGCCGGCAAGCGGCTGATGTGCACAAGGAACTGGGTTGGCAACCGCTGGTATTACGCCCCAAGGAAGCCTTGGCGCTGATGAACGGCACCGCCGTGATGACCGGCCTTGCGTGCCTGGCTTACGCCCGTGCCGACTACCTGCTGCAACTGGCTACGCGCATCACCGCGCTGAACGTGGTCGCTTTGCAGGGCAACCCGGAGCACTTCGACGAGCGTCTGTTCGCCGCCAAACCCCATCCCGGGCAGATGCAAGTTGCCGCTTGGTTGCGCAAGGATCTGGCGATCGACGCGCCGACCGCGCCGCTGCATCGCCTGCAAGACCGTTACTCCCTGCGTTGCGCGCCACACGTGCTCGGTGTGTTGGCCGACAGCCTGAACTGGCTGCGCTCGTTCATCGAGATCGAGCTCAACAGCGCCAACGACAACCCGATCATCGACGCCGAAGCCGAACGCGTGCTGCACGGTGGACACTTCTACGGCGGCCACATCGCGTTCGCCATGGACAGCCTGAAAAACCTGGTGGCCAACGTCGCTGACTTGCTCGACCGTCAGCTCGCGCTACTGGTGGACGAACGCTACAACCACGGTTTGCCGAGCAACCTGTCGGGCGCCCCCGCCGACCGAGCGATGCTCAACCACGGTTTCAAGGCGGTGCAGATCGGCACCAGCGCCTGGACCGCCGAAGCCCTGAAGAACACCATGCCAGCCAGCGTCTTCTCGCGCTCCACCGAGTGCCACAACCAGGACAAAGTCAGCATGGGCACCATTGCCGCCCGCGACGCCATCCGCGTGCTGGAGCTGACCGAACAGGTCGCCGCTGCCACGCTGCTGGCCGCCAATCAAGGCGTCTGGCTGCGCGGCCAGGCTGAAGACGCGCGTCCACTGCCACCGGCCTTGGCCGCGATGCACGAAGAATTGGCCAAAGACTTCCCGCCAGTCATCGAAGACCGTGCCCTGGAAGGCGAATTGCGCCTGTGCCTGCAACGCATCGCCGAGCAACACTGGAGGCTGCATGCGTAG
- a CDS encoding thioesterase family protein, translated as MRSKGVLHTDTEILVPFFDVDTMNVVWHGHYVKYLEVARCALLDRIGHNYDAMVASGYAWPVIDLQLRYVRGAVFGQKLNVRASLVEWENRLKISYLISDLSTGERLTRACSVQVAVDMSSREMQLASPKVFTDAVERVLS; from the coding sequence ATGCGTAGCAAGGGAGTGCTTCACACCGATACGGAAATCCTCGTCCCGTTCTTTGACGTCGACACCATGAACGTGGTCTGGCACGGCCATTACGTCAAATACCTGGAAGTCGCCCGTTGTGCGCTGCTGGACAGGATCGGCCACAACTACGACGCCATGGTTGCGTCGGGTTACGCCTGGCCGGTGATCGACTTGCAATTGCGCTATGTGCGCGGCGCCGTGTTCGGCCAGAAGCTGAATGTGCGCGCCAGTCTGGTGGAGTGGGAAAACCGCCTGAAGATCAGTTATCTGATCAGCGATCTGAGCACCGGCGAACGCCTGACCCGCGCCTGTTCCGTGCAGGTCGCGGTCGACATGAGCAGCCGCGAAATGCAGTTGGCTTCACCCAAGGTGTTTACCGACGCGGTTGAAAGGGTGCTGTCATGA
- a CDS encoding outer membrane lipoprotein carrier protein LolA — MNAVFKYLGAFALLGLSSLAQAFDLQQLSDQLAKPDVIHGNFIQEKHLRALPQPLTSKGTFVLAKNHGLLWLLKTPLQQDYRISDKGIARRDTSGWQMLPNKSAGAEQNRLFLAVLQGDSSGLQRDFELSLSGDAQNWKLTLTPRSMLLKQVFNQINIDGGELVHNIELLETQGDRTLLRMQDSTSAQPLSDAEQHDFAE, encoded by the coding sequence ATGAATGCAGTTTTCAAATACCTAGGCGCTTTCGCGTTGCTCGGGCTTTCATCATTGGCGCAGGCCTTCGATCTGCAGCAACTGAGCGATCAACTGGCCAAACCCGATGTGATCCACGGCAATTTCATCCAGGAAAAACACCTGCGCGCCCTACCCCAGCCGCTGACCAGCAAGGGCACCTTCGTTCTGGCGAAAAATCACGGCCTGCTCTGGCTGCTGAAAACGCCGCTGCAACAGGACTACCGCATCAGCGACAAGGGCATTGCCCGGCGGGATACCAGCGGTTGGCAAATGCTGCCGAACAAGAGTGCCGGCGCCGAACAGAACCGTTTGTTCCTCGCCGTGTTGCAAGGCGACAGCAGTGGCCTGCAACGGGATTTCGAGCTGTCGCTGAGCGGCGATGCCCAGAACTGGAAACTGACCCTGACCCCGCGCTCGATGCTGCTCAAGCAGGTGTTCAATCAGATCAACATTGACGGCGGCGAGCTGGTGCACAACATCGAGCTGCTCGAAACCCAGGGTGACCGAACCCTGTTGCGCATGCAGGACAGTACCAGCGCCCAACCTTTGAGCGATGCGGAGCAACATGACTTTGCCGAGTGA
- a CDS encoding MMPL family transporter has product MTLPSERMLPRLFLILLLAVLALAGWQWRDGAPLSANLMELVPGSAPDALELRAEQRMQEPLNREMLVLVGHKDRQQAIAMAQKLGEQWQASGVFEKVKWNLQADLPALRTQLLQGRLAMLSAADRQQLIEHPDAFIQQRVQALFDPFSGFSLVPSQDDWLGLTGRIQNSQPQRGSVQLDIGSGALVADADGKSWVMLRARTAGNAFDMNLPLQVADLLQHSREEAAQADVQLLAASGLLYAASGQRQAAREITWVGGGATMGILLLLLLAFRRWRVLLAFVPVLVGMLFGAVACVALFGQMHVMTLVLGSSLIGVAVDYPLHYLSKSWSLKPWHSWPALRLTLPGLTLSLITSCIGYLALAWTPFPALTQIAVFSAAGLLGAYLSAVCLLPALLKGVQLRPAQWPMRIAEFLLNLRETVLKYVRTPVLLALLIAFCVGGLLQLQTKNDIRQWIGTPQQLTDEAQAIARITGYQPTSQFFLIRAANQQELLERQTALNERLDQLVNLEKLQGYLSLNQLVSQPSEQRKVREALSKLPQFWQPLLDLGVPVDALQAELAKLQALPVEDIDTALAGPLAEPYRTLWLGPADDGVAAMVSLQGLNNPALLQVQALDLPGVQLVDRLGDLNKVFAATQISAAELKLASCVLIVLVLILPFGLGGALRIVSLPLLAALCSLASLGWLGQPLTLFSLFGLLLVTAISVDYAILMREQIGGAAASLLGTMLAAATTWLSFGLLAVSSTPAVSNFGLSVSLGLAYSFILAPWAGRQAHAAPVAEPAA; this is encoded by the coding sequence ATGACTTTGCCGAGTGAACGGATGCTGCCACGGCTGTTTCTGATCCTGCTGCTGGCGGTGCTCGCGCTCGCCGGTTGGCAGTGGCGCGACGGCGCTCCGCTGTCCGCCAACCTGATGGAACTGGTGCCAGGCAGCGCGCCGGACGCCCTGGAACTGCGCGCCGAACAACGCATGCAAGAACCGTTGAACCGGGAAATGCTGGTGCTGGTCGGCCATAAGGATCGCCAGCAAGCCATCGCCATGGCGCAAAAACTCGGTGAACAGTGGCAAGCCAGCGGTGTGTTCGAAAAGGTCAAATGGAACCTGCAAGCCGACTTGCCGGCACTGCGCACGCAATTGCTGCAAGGCCGACTGGCGATGCTGTCCGCAGCCGATCGCCAGCAACTCATCGAGCATCCAGACGCCTTTATCCAGCAACGGGTGCAAGCCCTGTTCGACCCGTTCAGCGGGTTCAGCCTGGTGCCGAGCCAGGATGACTGGCTTGGCTTGACCGGGCGCATCCAGAACAGCCAGCCACAGCGCGGTTCGGTGCAACTGGACATCGGGAGCGGCGCATTGGTCGCCGATGCCGATGGCAAGAGCTGGGTGATGCTGCGGGCGCGAACCGCCGGCAACGCGTTCGACATGAACCTGCCGCTGCAAGTGGCCGACCTGCTCCAGCACAGTCGCGAAGAAGCCGCCCAGGCGGATGTGCAACTGCTCGCCGCCAGCGGCCTGCTGTATGCCGCCAGCGGTCAACGGCAAGCCGCTCGTGAGATTACCTGGGTCGGTGGCGGCGCCACCATGGGGATTCTGTTGTTGCTGTTGCTGGCCTTCCGGCGTTGGCGGGTGTTGCTGGCGTTCGTTCCGGTGTTGGTGGGCATGCTGTTCGGCGCGGTGGCCTGCGTGGCGCTGTTCGGTCAGATGCATGTGATGACGCTGGTGCTGGGCTCAAGCCTGATCGGCGTGGCGGTGGATTACCCGCTGCATTACCTGTCCAAAAGCTGGAGCCTGAAACCCTGGCACAGCTGGCCGGCCTTGCGCCTGACCCTGCCGGGGCTGACGCTGAGCCTGATCACCAGTTGCATCGGCTACCTGGCACTGGCCTGGACGCCGTTCCCGGCCCTGACTCAAATTGCCGTGTTCTCCGCCGCCGGCCTGCTCGGCGCCTATCTGTCGGCGGTGTGCCTGCTGCCGGCGCTGCTCAAGGGCGTGCAGTTGCGTCCGGCGCAATGGCCGATGCGCATTGCCGAATTTTTGCTGAATCTGCGTGAAACAGTACTCAAATACGTTCGCACGCCAGTGCTGCTGGCGCTGCTGATCGCTTTCTGTGTCGGAGGGCTGTTGCAGCTGCAGACCAAAAACGACATTCGCCAATGGATCGGCACACCGCAGCAGTTGACCGACGAAGCCCAGGCCATCGCACGCATCACTGGCTATCAACCCACCAGCCAGTTCTTCCTGATACGCGCGGCCAATCAGCAGGAACTGCTCGAACGCCAGACGGCCCTGAACGAGCGCCTGGATCAGTTGGTCAACCTGGAGAAACTCCAGGGCTACCTGTCGCTCAACCAACTGGTCAGCCAGCCGAGCGAACAGCGCAAAGTGCGTGAAGCACTGAGCAAGCTGCCGCAGTTCTGGCAACCGTTGCTCGACCTTGGCGTGCCTGTTGACGCCTTGCAAGCCGAGTTGGCGAAGTTGCAGGCACTGCCCGTCGAAGACATCGACACAGCGTTGGCCGGCCCATTGGCCGAGCCCTATCGCACCCTGTGGCTGGGGCCTGCCGATGACGGCGTGGCCGCGATGGTCAGCCTGCAAGGCTTGAACAATCCCGCGCTGTTGCAGGTCCAGGCGCTGGACTTGCCGGGTGTGCAACTGGTCGACCGCCTCGGCGACCTGAACAAGGTGTTCGCCGCAACTCAAATCAGCGCCGCTGAATTGAAACTCGCCTCCTGCGTATTGATCGTGCTGGTGCTGATCCTGCCATTCGGTCTCGGCGGCGCGTTGCGAATCGTCTCCCTGCCACTGCTGGCGGCCCTGTGCAGCCTGGCAAGCCTCGGCTGGCTCGGTCAGCCGCTGACGCTGTTCAGCCTGTTCGGCCTGCTGCTGGTGACGGCCATCAGCGTCGACTACGCGATCCTCATGCGCGAACAGATCGGCGGCGCCGCGGCGAGCCTGTTGGGCACCATGCTGGCAGCCGCAACCACATGGTTGTCGTTTGGCCTGCTGGCAGTGTCCAGCACGCCGGCGGTGAGCAACTTCGGCCTGTCGGTGAGCCTCGGCCTGGCGTACAGCTTCATCCTGGCGCCGTGGGCCGGACGCCAAGCCCACGCCGCCCCGGTTGCGGAGCCTGCAGCGTGA
- a CDS encoding sodium:proton antiporter — protein MVAAFWLMALVLFAVATRVGRRFGLIPIVSQLLLATFGLPLLMYFWIEPGWQLSGAELISPGWLKNLYSLSFALLLGHILSDVIDLRLDRQSLKIALPSFCIPFACGLATAVWLLPPQPWISSLAVGLLFAITAIPVLYLYLRHINYPPAATRRLVQTAILIDLTCWTLFAFAQGSLHLSSLLLPLAGACLPLLLRLLGLRQPLLYCGCFFALLVVAEHFKLNALIFGIGYLLCMAALKVPLVLPLPTAWMSRLQTWIAIPLILTFGIVQINVHSALDSLGGMQLVALLLLPIASKLLGNWLGLGWAGVSFEGASRWRESLLLNIRGLSEIVFLNLLLQQQLISPALYFALMLMGLIATLLPALAGMHRIPLNIAAPARSSRANS, from the coding sequence ATGGTCGCGGCGTTTTGGCTGATGGCCCTGGTGTTGTTCGCCGTGGCCACCCGCGTAGGCCGACGTTTCGGTCTGATTCCGATCGTCAGCCAGTTATTGCTGGCAACCTTCGGCCTGCCGCTGCTGATGTACTTCTGGATCGAACCGGGCTGGCAATTGAGCGGTGCCGAACTGATCTCGCCGGGTTGGCTGAAAAACCTCTACAGCCTGAGCTTTGCCTTGCTGCTGGGGCACATCCTCAGCGACGTGATCGACCTGCGACTGGATCGCCAGAGCCTGAAAATCGCCCTGCCGAGTTTCTGCATTCCGTTTGCCTGCGGGCTGGCGACAGCGGTCTGGCTGCTGCCGCCGCAGCCGTGGATCAGTTCGTTGGCGGTCGGCCTGCTGTTCGCCATCACCGCGATTCCGGTGTTGTACCTGTACCTGCGACACATCAATTACCCGCCCGCCGCCACCCGGCGGCTGGTGCAGACCGCGATCCTGATCGACCTGACTTGCTGGACCCTGTTCGCGTTCGCCCAAGGCAGCCTGCATTTGAGCAGCCTGTTGCTGCCGCTCGCCGGTGCCTGCCTGCCGTTGTTGCTGCGACTGCTCGGTTTGCGCCAACCGTTGCTGTACTGCGGCTGCTTCTTCGCACTGCTGGTGGTCGCCGAACACTTCAAGCTCAATGCGCTGATTTTCGGCATCGGTTACCTGCTGTGCATGGCCGCGCTCAAGGTGCCATTGGTGCTGCCATTGCCGACGGCGTGGATGAGTCGCTTGCAGACCTGGATCGCCATCCCGCTGATCCTCACGTTCGGCATCGTGCAGATCAACGTGCACAGCGCCCTCGACAGCCTCGGCGGTATGCAACTGGTCGCCCTTTTGCTGTTGCCGATTGCCAGCAAACTGTTGGGCAACTGGCTGGGCCTGGGCTGGGCCGGTGTCTCGTTTGAAGGTGCCAGCCGCTGGCGGGAAAGCCTTTTACTGAATATCCGCGGCTTGAGCGAGATCGTCTTTCTCAACCTGCTGCTGCAACAACAACTCATCAGCCCGGCACTGTATTTCGCGCTGATGTTGATGGGCCTGATCGCAACCCTGCTGCCGGCACTCGCCGGCATGCACCGAATTCCTTTGAACATCGCCGCCCCGGCAAGGAGCTCCCGTGCCAACAGTTGA